The Silene latifolia isolate original U9 population chromosome 4, ASM4854445v1, whole genome shotgun sequence region TCATACAAGAATAAAATATAAAGAGAAGCTACGTTAAGTTTCAAGTATGGAGGCTAGTTAATTCGAGAGAATTAAGTTGGGTCTACTTGCTTAATCGCGCCTTCTGGATTCAACTTCTCTTCCACCGATCTTGTTTAAGACGGTCTTAGATTAAGAACTAATCTCGTAATCCCcttttcttttgaacattatTTATTATTCCACGCTTCAACTAGACTCCACATAGGAGTTGAAATGTTAGCCCAATAACAGAGGCGTCTTCGTTAAGGAGTTGTGTCAATTGTCCTATACATACAGGTATTACGGTTTGATGCTGGTGTGACCTAATTTCGGAGTACAATGGAAAAAAAACAGTGATGCCCTCGAGATTAATTTACTATTGATCATCAACAAGCTATGTAACTGGCCATCTAAGGGGAGGGCTAAGACACATGCGCGAGTCTAATATAAGACACATTGGGAGACGAAAATGGGTTAAGTTGTGCTTAATCTTCAGAGATACTTTGCATAATCATTCTCACATTATCAGTACATGAAGAACGGAAACTCCATCTAATGAATGACCAAAATTGCACAACTTAAACTTGGTCTTCGGTCGAGCTAAAGAGCCTAAACTAAAGCCTAGAAAGTTGAAACATAATAATCCTCTCTGGTAATACAAATGCCAACTGCAAAAGGTTGGCATTGCTCGGAAATGGGCAACTTGATAGCACAAAAGGGCCCAAATATGGAGCGAAAAAAAAAGCGAGAGAAAATTATGTTGAGCCTATTACATTACATTACTTACAGTTACAGGGTGGTATAAACAAGGACTGAGGGGGTAACTTCAGTTGTTACACTGGGAGAAGCTGCAAAACGGGGCGTTGATCCAATCTGCTCTTCTCAGGTTCGCTTGTATTATCTTCAAGCAGTAGCACCTGAAGAGTCCCGGACTTCTTTAGCCAGCTCGATACAGCTGTTCCGGGTGAGATGAATCGCCCGACATTGGTCTCTGCCAAATGGAAGGGTGCACCTATGCCAGTTAGGAGCCCTTCAATGGCTCTTTTCACCGCTCCATCGCCCACTACTTTGCTGTGTTTTCCCCAGCCCGTTAAAATACTGCCACACAATTACAGAAGGTTGTTTTTCAGTTTACCACAAGATTTTAGGATACATGGAAGTTTTGTCAAGTATAGAGTAACAAGGTAGGTACCTCAGAAGTTTAGGCAGCTCGTGACCTTCTAAAACGACAGAGCGAATGTTAAGTAACCAAGCATGGACCATGGCCCGAGCAGCCCCAGACGACATCAAGTGCAAATCCAAGCAAGATGTGGACCACACATTTTCCCACACACTTCTGTTCTTTCCTTCGAGTACAACCAGCTGAGCTCCTCTCTTCTGTTCAATCCTCACAGCATAAAGTACCAGTAAGTTAACACTTAGAAATGAAGATCAATCGAAATATTGTTTGCAAAAGTATGCATTAGTTTCTCTCCACTTTCATTATCCAAGTTAAACGAACGAGCTATAAGCCAAGGGATTCAAACTTACTTGACCAAAATGCCATAAGACGTCAGTGAGAGCATTATAAAAGGCAGATGCAGTTGGGGTATCCAACTGCTTAACTTCATCAAACAAGGACAGTGCTTGAATCCAGACTCTGTCCCTGGATCCTGTCAGCAGTCCATGGGCGACACCATAGACCCGGTCATCAAACAGCCGTAATTCTTCCAATAACATGGAAGCATCCTCCAAGGAGTTACACCGACTGCAGATTGCATTAGTTAGCTTTATGAGCATAGGACAAAATACAGTTCCTTCAGCTAGAAAAAAGAGGGGATCAGAGAAGGAGAGGATTTTACCTGCAGGCATTCAAAATAGCTGAAAACGTCACCACATTGGGCTTAATTCCAAGTTCATGCATCTTTTGAAAGACTCCCAAGATACATAATATCTCATGCCTGCTCTTGTTATATTCCCTGGAGCTATGAGACTTTACAGCAGCTAGTTGCCCAAAGATGTTCATCACCCTACTATGCTTATCGCCTTCAACGCTGTTTGCAGTAGGATTACAGGCCACGGCCAATGAACTCTCGCCCTCTGACAAACCATTCATTGAAACAGCAGAATCAACCGGGTAATCCATTCCAGCAGACCTACCAAATGCATCAATAATAGTATTGTAGGTGACAACATTTGGCCGAATCCCTTCCTTTGTCATCTCATCGAGCAAAAGCACGGCCGATTCCACATGCCCATTTTTGCACAAAGCATCAATAAGGCCACTATAAAGAACTACATCGGCTTTCAATCCAGCTTGTCTAAACTCCCTAAACACCTGCATCGCCTCCTTATAGAATCCTCCCTTAGAATACACGTCAATCAGAGTAGAGTAAGTCAAAACATTAGGTGAAACACGCGAAGCCTTCATCCTCTCAAAAACCTGCTTAACTTCACCATACTTCCCTTGCTTGCCAAATCCTCCCAACAGCGCATTATAAGTAACAACATCCTTCCTGATACCAGTATTCTCCATATCCTGGCACACATTAAGCGCATCCTTAAACCTACCAAGCTTCAAATAAATCGACAACAACGCATTATGGCAAACCCTATCCAATTTAATACCCACATACTTCATTTCTTCAAACATACCCAAAGCATCATCTAACCTACCAGCCTTTGCAAACCCATCAATGACAGTACTATAAGTAACAACATTCGGCAACACATTTTTCGCAGTCATCTGAGAAATAATCTCGAAAGCTAAATCCATCTTACCCCCTTTACATATAACATCCAACAACGTATTATACGTAAACAAATCCTGATCAATCCCTCTAATCCCCATCTCCCCAACCAAACTCATAGCCTCCTCCCACAACCCACATTTACAAACAGCCAACATAGAATTAAAAGTAATCCTATCAGGGTTCACCCCAATAGCCAACATTTCATCATAAATACGCGAAACAACATCAAAATCAACCCCGGCTTTCGCACAGGCATCAATAACAGCATTATAAGTAACTAAATTAGGTTTCAAACCCTGAACCTTCATCTGATCAAACACACCAATAGCCTGAGTATAAAACCCACTTCTACCATAAGCAGAAATCAAAGCAGAATAAGTATAAACAGTATTACCATAACCCTGAGCGATTGCGGTATCGAAAACACCTCTAGCTAATTTAACATTACCAAGACGACCCAATACACTAATCATAGTACTAGCCAATTTACCCTTATCAACCACCTTCGTCTCTCTTGCAATAGCAAAATCATAACAATCAACAACTTTATTAAGCTGACCTCTATTCCCAAGCTCTCTGATAAAAAAGCAATAATCTTCGCAACCCGATAAATTATGCTCAAAACCCAGTAAAATACTACCCAAAGGGTGTTCAGAAACGTCAGAAATGAGTTGATTAAGCGCTTGTTCAGCAACCGGCGAATGTTTAGCAGAAAGATTCGATCTTGGGCGATTAAAATGGAGTTTGGAAACGAACCGGGTCGATTTTTTACCAGAAAAGTCGGAAGAAAGATGGGTTTGACGagaagagagaaaggaagaggaAAGAGTGTGAGGAAGCGGCGA contains the following coding sequences:
- the LOC141652886 gene encoding pentatricopeptide repeat-containing protein GUN1, chloroplastic, coding for MASSTPPHCTITAATKPQQPPHHHHHHHHQTTLHHPQTNTNPKTPRLSTHIVSASPLPHTLSSSFLSSRQTHLSSDFSGKKSTRFVSKLHFNRPRSNLSAKHSPVAEQALNQLISDVSEHPLGSILLGFEHNLSGCEDYCFFIRELGNRGQLNKVVDCYDFAIARETKVVDKGKLASTMISVLGRLGNVKLARGVFDTAIAQGYGNTVYTYSALISAYGRSGFYTQAIGVFDQMKVQGLKPNLVTYNAVIDACAKAGVDFDVVSRIYDEMLAIGVNPDRITFNSMLAVCKCGLWEEAMSLVGEMGIRGIDQDLFTYNTLLDVICKGGKMDLAFEIISQMTAKNVLPNVVTYSTVIDGFAKAGRLDDALGMFEEMKYVGIKLDRVCHNALLSIYLKLGRFKDALNVCQDMENTGIRKDVVTYNALLGGFGKQGKYGEVKQVFERMKASRVSPNVLTYSTLIDVYSKGGFYKEAMQVFREFRQAGLKADVVLYSGLIDALCKNGHVESAVLLLDEMTKEGIRPNVVTYNTIIDAFGRSAGMDYPVDSAVSMNGLSEGESSLAVACNPTANSVEGDKHSRVMNIFGQLAAVKSHSSREYNKSRHEILCILGVFQKMHELGIKPNVVTFSAILNACSRCNSLEDASMLLEELRLFDDRVYGVAHGLLTGSRDRVWIQALSLFDEVKQLDTPTASAFYNALTDVLWHFGQKRGAQLVVLEGKNRSVWENVWSTSCLDLHLMSSGAARAMVHAWLLNIRSVVLEGHELPKLLSILTGWGKHSKVVGDGAVKRAIEGLLTGIGAPFHLAETNVGRFISPGTAVSSWLKKSGTLQVLLLEDNTSEPEKSRLDQRPVLQLLPV